The Cryptomeria japonica chromosome 6, Sugi_1.0, whole genome shotgun sequence genomic interval GTTGCTGTGACTATAAACAAGATCTTCCAACCTTCCAAAAAAAATTATGCCCCCTTTTCTATAATGAATGTGGTCAAAGCAGCTCTTGTTTCTCCTACATGCTGATGAACTTTCCTTAACTCATATCGGAATAGCACTATTGTTCAAGTGTATCTACTTCATAAGAACTCTACCCATGGTAACATTATATTTACATTGCAGTGGCATGACAAACCAAAAGTGTAAATGGAATTTGATTACATGGGTTTTAAATTTGGAAGAAAAGGAAAATTCAGAATGCTAGAATACTCATAAATTTGTTTGCCTGCAGCTTGAGAGAGAAAAAGTGACAAAAATGTCAAGTTTGAGGGTTTTATGTATGAAAATGCTTTAGTTTGAAAAGTCTGCTGTTTTCTCAATTATAAGTGGGTTAAATATAGGTTTTTTACCTAAGTTGCtggtacgggtacgggtacgtgGGTACGGTACGCTGGTACGGCATTTTTTTTAGGGGGGGCCTGGGTACGTATGGGTACGTCcgtacaaaaaaaagtaaaaatcataaatatatacatatatacactctaataagtagaaacaaaaattaaatttagaatcccacatatcatccatatgctaaacaaaacttggaactatcatatatgattcatattgatataactataagtctataacaaaattacaaactttgaatgttatgatagatatcgaattcattgttcactggctcaaccgttcaacaataaaatgacacaactaataatcagcaatagcatcatatgggtcactaggaagatcaagatcaacatcatcattgacattagatgatgtaggtagagtactggaaccacatgcagcctcactgccacttgcactagcagcacattggctatcagactccccagaaagtaaagattgtgtggcagctgaaaaatccaaatcagtttgctctggatctacatcccaaaactttgtgctcccatccttatactcattttgtttatgagtaagaaggcgcaagtttgaatgcacataaacgagctcttctgccttacttgctgccagtcggttgcgtttcactgagtggataaaggagtatgtgctccaatttcgctcagatgaagaggaactagcaacctattgaataattgacacaaagtgagagggtgacaattataaaatagtaaaaaatctaaatttagagagcaataaaaattaagaaacttacttgcgataaaactttgattgcaagagtttgaaggtttggtgatgtatggccattgaggtaccaccaagcatgagaatcctttttatacttgtcacggagagcggaaacactttgaccattggaggctacaaaatcagcaaactcacttgtcattaaatcctccatttcagaatctgggaagagtttagtaagtgctgtcctacacccttcactgacttctgaatctctatatggtggtacccttgatggcttagcaagcatttcatcactataaaatttgggagtcaatgcaaatgcaagaagatgtagtggggtggtcattttgttccaccgctcaacacaaattgattgaacctctttgaagaaagtttcttcgggatcttgctcttttgcattgatgatggctttcattttctcaatcatcgagtcaatgccatcatatacctctcccaaacatgggtgatccatgtcagtataacggatcatactcatgatgggctcagtgaaactcaaaagatattccactcgatcccaccaagtgtcatctaggatcatgcgctttacatttgctgccctttcagtattggattgcctccatagggaccaactttgactaattaccatgctagcaagtggctgtcgcaccttcacaagtcgcctcaagacgattgtgttggatgcaaatcgggtctcggcaacctattcaaaaattaaaaataaaaattagaatacaaagaagacatgataaaaaaataaaaattaagtaaccatcaaagtgaaatgtagattttaaaaattgaagtgtttcaattacctttagcaactccaactgtgaaaatgatctgaaaatggcctgtgacatgttatggtttgtgatgaacatttggatctcttcagcctcaacataaatttgtttgatccaatctattttgctgcctatcttttgtagcatgaggttgagagagtggacagcacaaggtgtccaaaatatgtgttcaaaccgtgtctcaatcaacatacctgcagctctacaattctttgcattaTCCGTTATTACTTGGAAAACATTTTGAGGTCCCACATCTtgaatgcattgtataaggatgttagcaataaattgtgcatccttcacctgtccttcacaatccacagctttcagaaacattgcccctttagggcacactgcaattacattaattaatggccgatttttggtatccttccatccatctgaaatgatggacacccctgtttgtttccatgaatttctaatgggagccaatgcattgtctatgttttttacctcctttgctagtaaggtgctacgcaccttctcataacctggccctatgtacccttgtggagcctcatttacctttttcaacatatcctgccaatatggtgatcgtaccacattaaatgacaaaccgtttgcatatagacatcttccaacggattgatctgcaatctctctagcatcattcttaaatgctctctctaatggtcccTTGCTTCTCTTCACAATAACAGGTTCTTCACTAATTGGGTCCAAGAATGGGTGGCTCTCTACCACGATATCAGGAAAATCGCTATAAGATGGAGAAGTAGGGGGCCTCTTTGATTTACTTCCTCTTCTTGtcaacaaaggatggtttgaggcacgaccaactcttgcatctgcttcctcttgctctctaatatatcctgctatttcttgaggtgacatcccatttccattctttcctagacatggtttgattccttgttggggaatggcacaaaaatgggctttgacacgactgtaggagctagtttttttcgtactacagaagttgcatatccataaaaatgttccaccaccttttacttggtctattattttgacatatttccataaaggtgaatttgggtcagttttgaaagtccgttgaggagtagagctttgaggagtagagctagtagtcgttgccattatgatttctacaacaaattaaaaaaaaaatattaatatttaatattaaacaatagattataaatgttaaatatataaataataaaattaaatttaataatttatttaaaataaaagtgaaattattataattatgaaagttattaggtttttaaaaaatatacctattattaaattattattatttttaatattttaaaaatgagtagtttttaaaaaaaattaattataaatattaaaatttaacaaattaataaattttaattattaaattaaaatatttaaaaatataacaaactaatatagtttttaaaaaatatacctattattaaattattattatttttaatattttaaaaatgagtagttttaaaaaaaaattattataaatattaaaatttaacaaactaataaattttaattagcaaactattaaaaaaaaaaaaaactataataaatattaaaatttaacaaactaataaattttaattatttttttaactataataaaatttaataaaatatagcacactataataaaaaaattaatatcataCCTGATCCCGAAGCCCTCCCGCTGTGGCGCCTCCCGCCGTCGTCGCGCGCCTGCTCTGTGCCTTCGCCCTCCTGCCGTGGCGCCTCCCGCCGTCGTCGCGGGCCTCCTCTGTGCCGTTGCCTCCTGCCGTGGCCCGTGGCGCTTCCTCTGTGTCTGCGTGCCTTCTTTCACCACTGTGCCATCGCGCGTCCTCAAACCCCTGTGCCGTCGCGCGATATGGTTTCAAAATTTCGCGTTTTTTCGGTTTTCACGAGTTTTTATTTTTGCCTTTGCTTTAGGGTTTTAAATGTTAAACGACATATTCGACCCGTGGAAAAACCCCTCGAAATTTGCGAATGATGCGGATTCGTCAAAAAAACCGTATGGAATCGCCACGTCTACACCGGATGCGTTGGGATTCGTGAGTCAAATATCGGATACGTTTCAGGGGGAAAAAATCGGTACCCTGTCCGAATCCACAGGGATTTCGGGGCAAATCCGAATCCGATACGCACCGCATCCGGATTCGTGGGCAAAATGGGAAGTACCGGTAACTTAGTTTTTTACCAGTTTGACCAAGTTATGAAGAAGACCAGGCAACCTGGGCCAAAACGACATGCATTCACTTTTCAGTGGTGGGTATGTTTTAAATGTAGGTACCCTTGTGTTATTGGCATTTTTTGTGATTGTGGCTCTACCTTCAATATCCAAAATTGTTAACATGTGACTTGCCATCTTTTGCTTCTAGTATTCCAAGTATCTCTTCCTCTACCCTCTATTTCCAACATCAGTCCCCAATTTTGCTTACAACTACAGGATCTAGTTCAAAGCCCTCAATGGCTTCATAAAGACCAACCATAGTTTCGTTATCACTCTTTCTATCTA includes:
- the LOC131070000 gene encoding uncharacterized protein LOC131070000, which codes for MVISQSWSLWRQSNTERAANVKRMILDDTWWDRVEYLLSFTEPIMSMIRYTDMDHPCLGEVYDGIDSMIEKMKAIINAKEQDPEETFFKEVQSICVERWNKMTTPLHLLAFALTPKFYSDEMLAKPSRVPPYRDSEVSEGCRTALTKLFPDSEMEDLMTSEFADFVASNGQSVSALRDKYKKDSHAWWYLNGHTSPNLQTLAIKVLSQVASSSSSERNWSTYSFIHSVKRNRLAASKAEELVYVHSNLRLLTHKQNEYKDGSTKFWDVDPEQTDLDFSAATQSLLSGESDSQCAASASGSEAACGSSTLPTSSNVNDDVDLDLPSDPYDAIADY